A region from the Candidatus Reconcilbacillus cellulovorans genome encodes:
- a CDS encoding 2-hydroxyglutaryl-CoA dehydratase yields MSEAFRGKASVKRLQTSVRATAYQKEWFMGLKDRVARGEPLAFVNADVPQEIFRAMDIPYVVNQWWSSVCAAKQMAPYYLGLLNERGYRRDLCRYCSLSLASA; encoded by the coding sequence ATGAGCGAAGCGTTCCGCGGCAAGGCGAGCGTCAAACGGCTGCAGACGTCCGTACGGGCGACGGCCTATCAGAAAGAATGGTTCATGGGACTGAAAGATCGGGTCGCGCGAGGAGAACCGCTCGCGTTCGTGAACGCAGACGTTCCGCAGGAAATTTTCCGGGCGATGGACATTCCGTACGTCGTCAACCAGTGGTGGTCGTCGGTCTGCGCCGCCAAACAAATGGCTCCCTACTATCTCGGGCTGCTCAACGAACGCGGTTACAGGCGCGACTTGTGCAGGTACTGTTCGCTGTCGCTCGCCTCGGCG